The following are encoded together in the Mesotoga infera genome:
- a CDS encoding 2Fe-2S iron-sulfur cluster binding domain-containing protein — MPVTITINGKDYSVKEDQSILEACREVGMDIPTLCYHPALSVVGSCRVCVVEVEGARNLSPACATQVADGMKIKTNSERVNKAVRFNLGLLLSNHPN, encoded by the coding sequence GTGCCCGTGACAATTACCATTAACGGCAAGGACTATTCCGTGAAAGAGGATCAGAGTATTCTTGAGGCTTGCCGTGAAGTTGGAATGGATATTCCAACGCTCTGTTATCACCCTGCCCTCTCTGTTGTTGGATCATGCAGGGTCTGTGTCGTCGAGGTTGAGGGAGCTCGTAATCTCTCGCCCGCATGCGCAACTCAGGTCGCTGATGGAATGAAGATTAAGACGAATTCTGAAAGAGTGAACAAGGCCGTAAGATTCAACCTTGGTCTTCTGCTTTCAAATCACCCCAATGA